The proteins below are encoded in one region of Pleuronectes platessa chromosome 14, fPlePla1.1, whole genome shotgun sequence:
- the si:dkey-251i10.3 gene encoding U3 small nucleolar RNA-associated protein 14 homolog A, with amino-acid sequence MAKMSKTKTMSSKRVKKSSEGSETKKHVVYDEEEERLNEADVNITSEEEEGDDGYNDERKRQKLLEAINALGVQRKKKLAERSEASVYMSDFTVTAEGEGDKMDLSELIVTVDKNPAVPAKTKKQLKNLEQSKKTIECSLSKQESERIQRDVAFQKASTEVSKWKGVIKQNQRAEQLLFPLNQEPTGPKAMERVVTRWKVQTPLEQDIFALLSANKQPINDPILTPAEEASLSAMSLEEAKIRRAELQKARALQSYYEAKARRERKIKSKKYHKVHNKAKRKDFLKQFDEMIKTNPAAAIEELNKVELARMQERMSLKHQNSGKWAKSNVIISKYDKGARKAMQQQLEVNKELTQKLMTSLNNEEEEEVGSPELMPGFVNDTERGLDSSNPWMRGKLSEQPSERIDNLDFTDEGAVVVGNKTEEVNFEEVEETAEEALLREFGHRRKLRLVQEAENMPVIFVDHDNKAAAEYTSNKEEKQLSEFKSLFQVIANSRQDAEAVQADSAEDANQTDSAQLEEGERIRTPEDVEFLSQELSTDEAPVQPQPIQATEKLPSAALKTGKKRKRKRGTELKEVLTTEAKVIQVPIAPAVEDTEDSDEKLEQRGLIKEAFAGDDVISDFLRDKRNQEDAGRPKVVDLTLPGWGEWGGGGLKPSRNKRRRFRIKTVLPPPRKDQHLPSVIISEKRNCSISLHQVNSLPFPFENHMQFESTVRSPVGRTWNTEHTVKKITKPKVITQLGSIIEPMAREELVKNKKL; translated from the coding sequence ATGGCTAAAATGTCCAAGACTAAGACGATGAGCTCAAAGAGAGTTAAAAAGAGCAGCGAAGGGTCGGAGACGAAGAAACATGTGGTCTACGACGAAGAGGAAGAGCGTTTGAATGAGGCAGATGTAAACATCAccagcgaggaagaggagggggacgaCGGCTACAATGATGAACGAAAACGCCAGAAGCTGCTGGAAGCTATCAACGCTCTCGGGgttcagaggaagaaaaagctgGCGGAGCGATCCGAGGCATCCGTCTACATGTCGGACTTTACCGTCACAGCGGAGGGGGAGGGCGACAAAATGGACCTTTCGGAGCTCATCGTGACTGTGGACAAAAACCCCGCAGTCCCGGCCAAGACCAAGAAGCAGCTGAAGAACCTAGAGCAAAGTAAAAAGACCATCGAATGTTCTCTCAGTAAGCAGGAAAGTGAGAGGATCCAGAGAGATGTTGCTTTTCAGAAGGCATCTACAGAGGTATCTAAGTGGAAAGGTGTTATTAAACAGAACCAGAGGGCCGAGCAGTTGCTCTTCCCTCTTAATCAGGAGCCTACTGGCCCCAAAGCTATGGAGAGGGTTGTGACCAGATGGAAGGTACAAACCCCCCTCGAGCAGGACATTTTTGCCCTTCTATCTGCCAACAAGCAGCCCATCAATGACCCCATCCTGACCCCTGCTGAGGAGGCTTCTCTGAGCGCCATGAGCCTTGAGGAGGCCAAGATCCGCCGTGCAGAGCTACAGAAGGCCCGGGCACTGCAGTCCTACTACGAAGCCAAGgcccggagagagagaaaaattaaGAGCAAGAAATACCACAAAGTGCATAATAAGGCCAAACGTAAAGACTTCTTGAAGCAGTTTGATGAGATGATTAAGACAAACCCAGCAGCTGCCATAGAAGAGCTGAATAAAGTGGAGCTTGCCAGAATGCAGGAGAGGATGTCACTGAAGCATCAGAACAGTGGCAAGTGGGCCAAATCAAATGTTATCATTTCTAAATATGACAAGGGGGCTCGCAAAGCAATGCAGCAGCAATTGGAGGTGAACAAAGAGCTGACCCAGAAGCTGATGACATCACTCaataatgaggaggaggaagaggtaggCTCTCCAGAATTGATGCCGGGTTTTGTAAATGATACGGAGCGAGGGCTGGATTCTTCAAATCCCTGGATGAGAGGAAAGCTCTCTGAGCAACCTTCAGAGAGGATTGACAATCTTGACTTCACAGATGAGGGGGCCGTAGTGGTGGGAAATAAAACTGAAGAAGTGAATtttgaggaggtggaggaaactGCGGAGGAAGCGCTCCTCAGAGAATTTGGTCACAGGAGGAAACTGCGTCTGGTTCAAGAGGCTGAAAACATGCCTGTGATATTTGTGGATCATGACAATAAAGCTGCAGCAGAATATACCTCCAACaaagaggagaagcagctgtCTGAGTTCAAAAGTCTTTTCCAAGTTATAGCAAACTCTCGTCAGGATGCCGAAGCAGTACAGGCTGATTCAGCAGAGGATGCCAACCAAACAGACTCCGCTCAGCTGGAAGAAGGGGAGAGAATCAGGACTCCGGAGGATGTGGAGTTTCTCAGTCAGGAGTTATCAACTGATGAAGCACCTGTTCAGCCACAGCCCATCCAAGCCACAGAAAAACTGCCGTCAGCAGCTCTGAAGACAGGAAAAAAacgaaaaaggaaaagagggacTGAGCTGAAAGAAGTTCTCACCACAGAGGCAAAAGTGATCCAAGTCCCGATTGCCCCAGCAgtggaggacacagaggactcGGATGAAAAGCTGGAACAGAGGGGGCTCATTAAAGAGGCCTTTGCTGGAGATGATGTCATTTCAGACTTCCTTAGGGACAAGAGGAATCAAGAAGATGCAGGAAGACCTAAGGTGGTGGACCTGACGCTGCCTGGCTGGGGAGAGTGGGGAGGAGGTGGGCTTAAGCCATCTCGCAACAAACGCAGGAGGTTCAGGATCAAGACTGTGCTGCCTCCACCCAGGAAAGATCAGCACCTGCCCAGTGTCATCATCTCGGAGAAGAGAAACTGCTCCATTAGCCTCCACCAGGTGAATTCTCTGCCCTTTCCCTTTGAGAACCACATGCAGTTTGAGAGCACCGTCCGTTCTCCCGTGGGCCGCACCTGGAACACAGAGCACACTGTTAAAAAGATCACCAAGCCGAAGGTCATCACCCAGCTGGGCTCCATCATTGAGCCCATGGCTCGGGAGGAGCTGGTGAAGAACAAGAAGCTGTAG
- the insig2 gene encoding insulin-induced gene 2 protein, which produces MSLTLTAMSDSAITSRHQQWSGVGQTQPPLRGPYISVITNRTTNLVIRGAMLFSVGVFLALVLNLLQVQRNVTLFPPDVISSIFSSAWWVPPCCGMASAMIGLLYPCIDRHLGEPHKFKREWSSVMRCVAVFVGINHASAKVDFANNIQLSLTLAALSIGLWWTFDRSRSGFGLGISIALLATLATQLLVYNGVFQYTSPDFLYIRSWLPCIFFAGVITMGNIGRQLALYEYKFIQEKTHQD; this is translated from the exons ATGTCTTTGACACTGACAGCTATGAGTGACAGCGCCATAACCAGCAGGCACCAACAATGGTCAGGGGTTGGGCAAACACAGCCGCCTCTCCGTGGCCCCTATATCTCAGTCATCACCAACAG AACCACCAACCTTGTGATACGAGGAGCCATGCTGTTCTCTGTGGGTGTCTTCCTGGCCCTGGTGCTGAACTTACTTCAAGTACAAAGAAACGTTACTCTCTTTCCCCCTGATGTCATCAGCAGTATCTTCTCTTCCGCCTGGTGGGTGCCACCCTGCTGTGGCATGGCCTCAG CAATGATTGGACTGCTGTACCCCTGCATCGACAGACATCTGGGTGAGCCTCACAAGTTCAAGCGAGAATGGTCAAGTGTGATGCgctgtgtggctgtgtttgtgGGAATCAACCACGCCAGTGCT AAAGTGGACTTTGCCAACAACATCCAGCTGTCTCTGACTTTGGCAGCACTCTCCATTGGTCTATGGTGGACATTTGACCGCTCACGTAGCGGCTTCGGCTTGGGGATCAGCATAGCCCTGCTGGCAACACTGGCCACTCAACTCCTGGTTTACAATGGAGTCTTTCA GTACACTTCTCCAGATTTCCTGTACATTCGCTCCTGGTTACCTTGTATCTTCTTTGCAGGGGTGATAACGATGGGGAACATAGGACGGCAGCTAGCCTTG TATGAATATAAGTTCATTCAAGAAAAGACCCATCAGGACTGA